The region ATACCGTTAACTTTTCTAATAAATCTACATTGTGAAGCAACACTTACTGTATTTGCACTGAATtggaaattatattttacaaaaaatacacTGAATTACAAGGCTGAAGAGAACATTGCTTATATACTAAagttttaattacattattttaatatagtcaGTCGTGACGTAAAGTGGGCCGGTCTAAGGCATGAAACTCCAGGGTTGAAAGTGAGTCCCACTCCGGCCCTCTTAGGACTGTTGCATGTGTGCTGAATGGTGTCCTACTGCATGGTCCCCTTTGAGAGCTTGATGGTCCCTCCTAATGCTCCAATTAACTAATAAACAATCtattatttaaactgaaattgtatttgtactttattCATACAGCGGTGTCAGCCTCTGCTAACACCCTTCAGAATTGTGGCCGCAATTAAAAACACCATGACTGTTCTCTCACAAACCTTGCGGCTCTGACTTTCACATGTCAACAGCCATGAGACTGAAACCAAACCTGCTAATGACAAAACATTGAGACAGTACAACCCCCATTTCCAACCATCATCACCACTCTTCACTCCCCCTACCCTGCCTCACGCCCTGACAAATTACAGCTTCCTCCTGCCTGTCTCCCCACTAATTGCCTCTGGAACTGACAGTGTCTGGGTGGTAGCCATCCTCTCCGGTTGCCCCTTGTCGAGCTCTGTAGCCAGTAGGAGAACAGTAATTACCACTGCAGCTCAGGCAGCTTATTATTGAAGATTTTAATTGCATTCTGGGCATCTTATGTAGTTGCGTGCCACTTTGAGAAGGTTTACTCTGCGAGGGAAACAGTCAGCAGAGGTGCTTAAGTCACTCGTTAACTTGACACTGTTCTTTTAGAACAACAAATTAGCACGGCCTTGTTACTGTATTTGGAGTAAACATGCTTAAGTTCATTTAGAAGTGAGTTACCTTTACCAAGTTTCTAGCTGTTTCTCCCCTGTTCTCAGACGTTGTGCTGCTAAACTAGCTAACTGTCTGTAAcggacagacatgagagtggtatacATTTTTCTCGTCTAATTCTCGGCAACTATTGCTACTAAAATGCCAACTATTGCTTTAACAGATAAGGGTTGGgtgcaacaaaaacattaaattcaAAGTCTGATGATTCTGCATAAGCGTTCTTTCTCAGGTGTTATTTCTGGAAGACATGTTGAGAaatgtgttagtgtgtttttcttcagaTTTACCTTGAGGGTGTCAGGCTCAGTGCTGACAGTGCCACCTGTCAGAATGCCTTCACCCAACAGAGTCTGTGCTGATCTGTATGGAGGAGCTGAGCGGCGAGTCCTGTGGGAACCCATCCTAATGAGCAACAGTCCTAACAAGAAGCCCAGTGCTAATCCCAGAGCCAGGCCAGAGAAATATGGACTGAGAGGTAGGATGAAATAGCCATAGGACAGCACTGCCACGCAGAATAAAGTCATGCGTGGCAGAGGATGAGGAGGTTGAGAAAGGGGGGAAGTCCTAACCAGGGGCGCTGCAAGGGTAGGTGATCTCTCCATGGCTAACACTTGCATCACGTCACCGTCTGTACATATTTCCAGTTCTTCATCCCTGTGATGTTGCCTGTTGTGATGCACAGGGCACGGACCGCAGTGGCTGCTCCCTGGATGTCTGACAGAAGGCCAGTCAAACACAGGCAAAACATCCGCGTCTGCTTTTCTCGTGTTCCTCACAGGAGACTCAGAGAGAACCGTGTCGGTGCTACATTCACGCCCCAAAGCTCTGGAGCTGACATGATGAGCCCCATGGCTCTTACACTGGTGTTTGGGGCTGCCTGCGTTCTCCTCTCTCATGATCTTACTGAACATGCTGCTCAGAGGCTCGTGCACGGCCTCCGAGAGCTTCCTCTTGGTGTCCTCTAACTCCATTTTGAAGAAGCTCCCTTTCAGACTCTCTCCACTAGGGGAGTGTGAGCTCGGAGAAGGGGGCGCGGTGCGGGAGTCCCCAGTGCTGCGATTTTTTGTTTGCGTGAGCTGCTTCCACAGGTGGAGGTTGAGGCGGGAGTCTGATTTAGACTGCGACACCTCGGGTTCTGAGCGGGAGATCTCCGTGGAGATGGACTTTACGAGGTTGAGAAGGGGCCTAGGTCTGAGGGTGGAGCCTTCTTTAAGCTCCAGCTCTGTGGAGAGAGACTTGACCAGGCTAGCGAGGGGTCGGTGGGTGGGTGAAGAAGTGCCCGGGGAGAGGAAGCTGGGGCCACTGGCGGAGCAGTTGCCCAACGAGCCAGGGGATGAGGGGGAAAGCGGGACGTGGAAAGCTTGGGACTGCAACTTTCTGTCATCTTCAACAGAAAGCTGCCTCTCCTTGGAGAGAGATATGGAGGGGTAGTCGTCATCGTGGTCGATGGAGAAGATGAGCTCACTGTCATCCAGACTGTTCCACTCTCCCTCTGTCCTGGTCAGCTGGATCACAATCCCTCGATGCCTCTTGGTCCCACCCACTGGGGAGAGGCCAACCTCCGGGCCGTGGGGCTCCTGGAGAGGTACGCCACCTCCTCTTCCTTTATCCTCACTTCTTCTTTCCCCATTTGTTCCAAGCTCTGCCATTTCTTGACTTTACATCGGCTGTGCGCCAAGGCACCTAAGAGTCAGTGaaagagaataaataaagaacaCGGTCAGCTACATTATTAAGGCGGAACAAATAAAAGCTTTGAGGGAATGAGccatagagagagaaagagaggacgGGCATCTTTTCTACAATTGTGCCTCATTTATTACAGAAACTGCTTACCAGTGCCAACTCAGTATTATTGTGTGAATGTCACGTAGTTTGGCTCTGAAGAGTTGTTGAAATCTACATTAATCCGAAGCCTAGTGAATGACTCCAATCCAAATAAGCACCTCTCCCATAGCTGCCGCTCCACATAGTGAATGGGCTTTAGAGGCATGCAAAAATAGACAAGATAGTCTCCCCCAAATGTTGCACAAACTAGGGCAGCTTGGATCTAATGTCTTTTGGGGCTGATTGGATGTCTATTGTATATAGAATTCATTCAATTTGCTGTGCCCTCTGTGAACATGAATACGAAATGAAAAAGGCAAAGTTTGAGTAAAGATGCCTTTCAGTATTAAACAAAgagtttatttttgtctttgtcaaaATTGTTATCTCCGAACAAAGGAAAAAGGCATTACCACACTCACTCCCTGAAGTGGCATTCAGCACGCCATCTCCCCAAGGAAACAACTACAGTGTCTTCCAGTCTCAGCCTCTACAGAGGTAACTGTCAGACGAGCCACAACACTCCCTCTGGTGTCTTCTCGAGCTGTTTAAAGAGTTACTTATTCAATCCTGAAAGAAATAGTGAGGAGAGTTCAAAGATGCCCTCTCCCCCCATGTGGCTTTTGAGTGTCAGTAGCATTAACACATTATACAGCCACCACCTACTGGCTTGTCAAAATGATGCCAACATAGAACAGAGAGGTGAGGTGTGTTATCCACTCTCGTTTTGTGGGAGAAAAGAGCAGCTCTGCTTCACTGGACACAAGCTGGGAAACAGCACAAAGGCCCAGTAGGGACTCTTTTATTTGCTGTCTCTCTGGGTCAAGTGCCCTGCTCTTTATGCAAGTTAAAGCCCACCTCTGACTGGTCCCATTTATGTAACTGTATTACAGTGCTGTGTGGCACAATTTCAAGCAATTCCACAGCAGCTGGTGGGTTCTGACTAATCTGCTCTCGCCCAAAATGGATGGTGGGGAGATAAacctcacagacacacatgcagccAGGTGACATTAGACCTTCCTTACAGCTTTTCACAGGGTGAGAAGAAAACAAGTGTCCGAAAACATACAAATGCACTCACACGCCATCAGGCTAAACCACTGTTAAGCTAACAATGTTTTGTCCAAGCTAATTTTAGAACACAAGAGGACATGTTGTCATATTATCAAGCCAGTTTGGAAGCTGCTGTGAAGGACTTTGTTTGGACTCCAGATGCTGCTGTATTCTTTTCACTAATCCAAATGGTCATATATCAAATAactgctgcttttttttgcatAACCTCATTGCAACTGGATTTGCATCTTTTGGCATTGAGTGGAATAATATCCACTGTGGAGAATTTTAAACTTAACATGTTGGTTTAGCTACCCATTAAATAGGCCTTTTAGGCCAAACGCGGTTTGCGCTGTGTATGCCACTGGGTTCACCACACATCTACAGCgcgctgggtacagagctcAACAGACCTGTAGCGAACCTGCGCCGACGCTTTGCTCGAGGCAGCGAAACACCGTCGTGGCCCGATGCAAGCCACTGAAACAATGGGTTCCAGCCTTTGGTCTGCAAGGCCCTTAAgggtctacagccatgctagcagctctgtgagactTATgtacagcagtgctttgagctaaatgctaaaatcAGTTTGCTAACATACTACTCAAAAGGACAATGtaaacatgctaatgtttagcaACATTTACCATGACcaccattttagtttagcgtgctagcatgctaaaatAACTTTAGTATTTTAGCTAAGTATtttagctaattttagctaactgttttAACTAACACATGGTAAAACTGAGGGAATGGTATTAGTTTTTGATAATAAGCAATAGTAGAGGACAAAGTTTCGACAAGATGGTGCAGCTTGATTAGAAAAAACTGCGGGATCACTAATATTATAATTCATCCTGTGgagacatgaatgtgtgtgccaaatttcatggaaatccatccaatagttgttgagacatttcactcagaaCCACAAACCTCAAGTCAGTAGGAATAACCCTCTGGAGACCGCGAATATGTGTACAAAATGTATTGATCCATAGAGCCATAGGCTACTGCTAGCATAGCTGCTAGCATAGCTAAAAATATAATCCAAATAAGGTTGTTACGGTAAGTGAATGAGTCACTTGATTGGCTGCCAGTCAATGTATATTATGCATAGAATACcagtcattttttaaaatcttttattAGCAGAATTCTTTCTTAAAGATATCCACCCAAAAACTCCTAATATgttgcaaagtgtgtgtgttatcgGGGCTGACTCCCCCAACTGTCCTTTGGGTTTTTGGTTTAACTGTGTTGTTGAAAGCATTCAGCCAAATCTGCAtttttttatcagtttatttTAGTAATATCTGCTCGAATTTTGGAGCTCTGTCGCCTGGTTGAGCTTCTATTTGTGGGGAGTCATTTCGGGTCAAGCAGCATGTGATGCTTAATGATAAACTGTAATAGCCTATAAGAGAGCTGTTAACTGTGCCATATGGCTGCATGTGAAGTACATAGTGATGTGTGAGGACTGTAGCACGAAACACAGCACACATCTGCTCTAAGTGCACTGCAACGTATTTGATCTTACATTCTCAATCagtgaaagagtgtgtgtgtgtgtgtgtgtgtgtgtgtgtgtgtgtgtgtgtttgccaccTTCTGATCAGACACGAAGACTAACAATCTCAGATTAATTTAATGCTGGGTTTTACTGTGAAATCTGACAAATCACACACAGCCGGATTATGGGCTAAGCCAACATTTGGTGGGGTGTGTTTCCAAGCTAGCTCATCTCTGTGACCCAGTGTTGATCGTAGTTATTAGTAACATCACAATCCAGAGTCCCTTGCTATCAGTGCTATTCCTTTATGCTTAAGGTCTGATGCAGATGCTTCTGTACAGGAtgcggggggaggggggggagttGTCAGTGAATGGTTTGATgagtttgaaaatatatttcaataGTGTTTTGGGAACATATTACTATCAAACagataatacattattattattgaaggACCATGAGAAGTATTCCCCTTcccagactctgtaccttcggagacagagcctgtagtgttgcagccccgtccctctggaacaccctccctgtACATATCCAcaatgcatacatacatcccccggacatgttttaaaaaactCTTCATACACTACCTGTTCACCACAGCCTACAGCCTCCCTTAACTTTTCTTAGCCCCAGTAATTCGGTAAAGTGTCCTTaggtttcatgaaaggcgctttaaaaataaaagttattattattttgagtgTGTATACAGTGAAAGTCATTATATCATATTGTATAGAAAGTTCCCCATCAGCACATTAACTGTTAAATCAGAATTGCCTATACTATTTATATATTCCATCTTGAACAATTTCTTAAGCACTGCATATCATTGTATGTAAAAGCTGAGCTCAGATCAggtgaacagagagagaaagagaaaaattaatctgcaactacTGTGAAACATTAGTTCaatcagtcatttttcaagcaaatcTTTGCtggttcctttttttaaatgttaaatgtactgcttttttttgtcatatatgAGAGAAAACTGAGTCAACTGAGTTTTGGACCAATAAAGTCAAATAAAACATGCAACTAAATGTGACACATGGGCTCTGCTAAGATATaatgatctttttttctctataTTATTTATAGACAACATAATTAGATACAATAATCAACAGATAAatacataatgaaaataattacaatttgtGGCTAGTTACACCAGAAGGGTTAAAGTatgggcagacagacagatctcTAAGCTactcaaaacaaaatgtatgccGTTACAACTGCCAAAATATGTGACCCGATCCAAAATCAAATAGAGTGGCCCCTCAACTTGTGCAGTGACTATTTACAGCAAAATGCAGGTCACAGAATGTAGTGTAACACCTCCACCTTTACCTCCAGAGCTGCACTCTTTCTATATTCTGGACATGCACAAGACAAGTGTGACATGCAGACATGACAGCAGAAGTTAAAGTGAGTAAGAAAGTGTTGCAAAACGCTACGGGCCAATAGAAATGAATGGAACAGCAAATGTGTGCAGCACTGATGATGTTTTGcatcaacaaaaaaagagaagaaaaaaaagactggcAACATGAATGGAGATGAGGAATATATTACTTACATGAAAAATAATGCTGTGCATGGAAATGTGACTAAACCCGCCGGTCAGGGATGTCTTCTGCTGGTTCCCTCTCCATTTGTGTGCGCAAGGACCGCGGAGTGAGGAGTCTCAACacgctctatttctctctctctctctctctctctctctctctctctctctctctctctctctctctctctctctctctctctctctcgcagtcccacacgcacacagctcCCCTTCACCGACTGCCTGTTACATCCAGATGTGTCATGCGCTGCCGAGAATCACAGCTCGCCAAACTGATTATGAAAAGCATGATAATCCAGATTAAGAGTCCTGCAGCCCCAACAGAAGCATGGAACTCATCCACACAACTGTGCATCCAGAGTGTTGTCTAAttgtacaaacacacaacatggCGACAGCGAATAGTGTTAGTGTTATTTTCTCTTCTGGTGAGCACACAAAAACTATGCTCAATTTATAATCAAGTTCAGCAGTATCCAAATTATTACTGTTTAATTATGGTCTTCATTACTGTGCCCCATGGTAAATAAATTGAAATATTCTGGTGAcaataaaaagataaagaagAGGATATAATAATTGAccccacatctctctctcttcttccctccctccctccatcttggCCTACATAAAACATACTGGAAGCCCtagaaatgacaaaataaagaaCAGGGTTGTGGTGTGCAGGCTGCAGCTGGGGTGAGAGACAATAACCCCCATCCATCACTGACTGGAGGAGGAGTTCCTGAACACCGTGGCTGCATGACTGACAATATTGCCCAGGACCAGATATTGGAATgtaaagtaggcctactgtatatttacaGAACACCCTCTATTATACCTATTTTATTATCTGCTGCCTAGGGGTGTAAATTGCAAATTATACGgcacaatattatattgattctttggacCACTATACGATTTCTATTTGATTCAATGCAGTGGCTTGCAATTGATACTAGATGATATCATACCGTGTAAGCCCATTTACCCTACAATCAGTTCCATTTATATCACCTCccaaaaagcaacagaaatatgAGTTAACAATTGTATtactgagctcttccagacatttaaataaaaaaaacaaagtattactgtttttttgtaaaaggtAGAATATAAAGATAATAGAAGAAGCAGTAAAGTGTGACAAAGtgtgaatttcaaaataaaggcgcatcttaaatttgtatgtatgtatcgaTCATATTGGATCGTCGGGCATTGAATAGATATATCCATCATCAATAGATTCATTTATTTGTGTCTAAGCAAGGGGATAGGGAAACCAAGTACCCAGGGCCCCAACATGGAGAAGACCCTCAAAAAGCCTGGAGTGGAAATTATTGGAATTACTGGAAATTTGACATGTGCTAGTGTTTATGTTTTGAAATCTTTGACATCCTCACAGTGGGAGCGTCACACAATCTTTCAGTCACTCCAGTATGTTAAGAAAAGAGGACTGAAATATGCAGAGATTTCACACTGACTGTCGGCACTTGCAGCATCGTGAGGAGGAATGGCTTTTTCTTCAACAAAGATCATATCTGCCTCAACTTCAAGGTCCATGGATCAAAGCCTGTATGGATCACAGAAACAACCAGGGTTTTCCCACGGCACAGCTGCGACCCTGTACATGCTGACCTCAGACCGGACAATAGCAGCCACTGAAAGTCAAACGTATTGACTTTGCCCTGGTGCGTCCTGTGTCTGCTGTTCAGTCTGGTGTCTGTGCGCAGACCACCTGGCACAGAGCACCATAGCTCACACTGCATATTCCATTTAATGAGGCCATCAACATGTGGTCTCTGGGCATAGTAGCTGCAGAGCTGGCTACTGGCTGCCCGCTCTATCCCGGGGAGATGGATTATGACGTGCTGAGCTTTACCGTAGAGACTCAGGGCCAGCCAGCAGACTATGTGCTGGACCATGGAAAAGGAACAgacagcagtttaaaaaaaaatgagagcaGTTTCATTATGAGCTCAAGAGACAAAATGCCTCCAGCTCAAGCGTCTTGGTGAACTTGTGCAGGTGATGAAGATGGACTGTGGCCCAGCATCTATATTCCTAGATCTGGTCGAGAAGATGCTGCAACTGAATGCAGACCAGCGCATCAAACCCTTGGAGGTTTTGCAGCATCCATTTTTTTACTCGCAGCCTCCCTCAGATCTCCAATCCTGACACCTGCATAGTGATAACGGACTCTGACGAGGCTgagcctatttttttttttttttttattaccggTGTGTAGTCTCATTTTAAAGCCCCAATCTTCATCAGTGATCTCTGTCCCACATCCTGCATAGAATTATTTCTAATTAGACGTGTTATGTAACTAATGAGGTCCATACCATAGCTCCTAATTAACATACTGGATAATTAATATGAGCCGATTAAAATGACTGATACCTTTTGGACTGAAATGATATGAACTAATGTGAATCAGCACAAAGTGACACGGGGTGCAGGAACCTTTATTGTCACTCATACATaatgaatataaaaaagaatCTGCTGAGGGTTTAAATATAAGTCCTCTTCATATTCTTATGCTATAATGACATTATCATAATAAATCTCCACAGCCCTCTCTATCCTGGTATATGACTTTGATTGCTGCTTTACATAAGAATGAAATCCAGACTGTATATTGCGTTGCGTGACTATATTTAGAGTGCAGCTATGAAAAGCCTGCTGTTTAATATATCTCCCTGGCATATGGTATTATGATAATTACGCAGCTATTACTTCAGCACATGGGTTTGTGAAATTGAATGGGCGCCGGGGCCCGGGGGGTTTTGTCGCTCCCTTTAACCCCACTTCAATCTCTGTGCATGTCTggtgtgagtgagtgactgtgggcatgtgcatgtgcaccccccccaacacacacactcacacagacactcacaaacacatacCTTGCCATCTGTTGACATGTGCaacttttaaaaatagccttctACCAGAAGCTTCCCTGAGTAGCCCACAGATAAGCAGAGCAGGATTATTTCCATGTGGCATTGCAAGTTGATGTGTCTCTACGATGACCACGTGTTGGCCGGCAATACTTCAACACTACTGCAAGACTATTTGATTGGCTTCAGTAAGTTTCAGTAagcctgtctctgtgtttgttctgtttttttgtttttttttgacagctATCCAACTGAAAATGGAGCCCTTTCCTGATCAGTTCATGGAATTCCACCCGATCCATGGTACAAATGTCAGACTGGACCACTCAGGAACCCAGGCCACCCGGGTGGAGAGCTTCGCAAATGGTGTGTGTTTCAGCAAACGGCCTCTGAAGCCCGGGGAGATTTTTCTCATAGAGATCGAGGATAAGGAGCTGGGCTGGTGCGGCCACCTCCGAGTCGGCCTGACTGCCAAGGACCCCAGGAGCTTAGAGGAGGTACCTGAATACTCCATACCAGACCTGACAGACTCAGGGGACAGCTGGATTTTTGCCATCACTCGCAACCACAACAAGATCATAGAGGATTCTGGAGCAGGGGGTCAAGAGGCTGGAGACGGAGGACTGGCTGGGGGCCGGAGGCTCGGGCGAGGGGAGGTTGAAGATGGAGCTGTAGCCGAGGGAGATAGAGGAGGCggcggcaacaacaacaaaccaaaGACTTTCTTCACTGACTCTCACTTGCACATTGAAAATATTCGGATCCCCAGAGACAAGCTGGTGGGTAGGAGCAGGCCCGGACGCTACAGCCACATTTTGGATGACTTGTATAA is a window of Sander vitreus isolate 19-12246 chromosome 21, sanVit1, whole genome shotgun sequence DNA encoding:
- the neurl2 gene encoding neuralized-like protein 2, producing MEPFPDQFMEFHPIHGTNVRLDHSGTQATRVESFANGVCFSKRPLKPGEIFLIEIEDKELGWCGHLRVGLTAKDPRSLEEVPEYSIPDLTDSGDSWIFAITRNHNKIIEDSGAGGQEAGDGGLAGGRRLGRGEVEDGAVAEGDRGGGGNNNKPKTFFTDSHLHIENIRIPRDKLVGRSRPGRYSHILDDLYKTNCLPPTARRSRIGVLYVPKGQDLADMHMVINGEDMGASAKGIPSTQPLHAVVDVFAATKCVRIVQVEYGFSSLQTLCRKAIQKHIVHRMAIDWLELPEALKHYCKYE